The Montipora foliosa isolate CH-2021 chromosome 6, ASM3666993v2, whole genome shotgun sequence genome includes the window GCATCGCCCACCTATTTAGAAACATCACAAAGGATGAAATAGCACGACCCGCTGGCTCAGTTGATGTATTAATTGGATATGAATACGCCGCATATTACCCTGAAAGGGAACAAAATATTGGTCATCTTGTACTACTGAAAAATCGCTTTGGAAGATGTGTTGGAGGAACTCACCCACTACTGAAAGAAATGTGCATGGCTCATGATCTTCGAAACGCGAAAGTCAACACGATTGTAGGCAAAGTTAACATCGACGATTTTTACACTATCGAGGCCCTTGGTGTACAGTGCAAACCGAAATGCGGAGGGTGCAAGTGTGGAAAATGCTCCTTGGGCGCCAAAGATTATACCatacaagaagaaagagaactggAATTGATTGAACGCAATTTAACTTTCAACAGTGAAGAGAACAGATGAACCGTTGAATACCCCTGGATAAAAGACCCTAACAATCTTCCTGACAACCGTAAAGTAGCGATGGCGAAATTAGCTGCTACCGAGCGACGACTGAGAAAAAACGCAGATCACGCGAAAGTGTATGACGAACAGATAAAAGACATGGTGGCAAGAAACGTGGCAAGGAAACTCTCAAAAGAAGAATTGACAAACTACACAGGCCCTACGCATTACATTGCTCATCACGAAGTGCTCAAGCCAGAATCCAAATCAACTCCTGTCCGTATAGTTTTCAACAGCAGCGCGAACTATATGGGACACGTCTTAAACGAGTATTGGGCAAAGGGTCCCGACTTGCTCAACGACTTGTTAGGAGTTTTGATACGTTTCAGAGAGAACAGAGTTGCCTTTATAGGAGACATTGAGAAGATGTACCACACAGTGAAAACATCGGAATTAGACCAACATACTCACCGATTTCTATGGCGCGATATGGATAGCACTAGAGAACCAGACACCTATATAATACAACGCGTCTCATTTGGAGATAAACCGTCTGGCACGATCGCCACTATAGCACTAAGAAAAACGGCAGAGATGACGCGTAATGAATATCAAGAAGCAGCAGACATAATCCAAAACAACACTTACATGGACGATATCATCGACAGCAAAGATAACCTTGCAATGGCCCGCAAGCTAAGCCAAGACATAGAGAAGGCTATCGTCAAAGGAGGATTTCAAGTCGAAGAGTGGATATTCTCAGGAGATATTAGCAAGCAAGAAGAAACAATTATGGTACAGAAACCACATACATCAACAGAAAAGATACTCGGGATCAAATGGAGTCCATACGAAGATCAGCTATGTTTTGAAGTCAAGATCAAATTCCCACCGAAACGAAAGATGACTGCTTTCGCAAATA containing:
- the LOC138005595 gene encoding uncharacterized protein; protein product: MAKLAATERRLRKNADHAKVYDEQIKDMVARNVARKLSKEELTNYTGPTHYIAHHEVLKPESKSTPVRIVFNSSANYMGHVLNEYWAKGPDLLNDLLGVLIRFRENRVAFIGDIEKMYHTVKTSELDQHTHRFLWRDMDSTREPDTYIIQRVSFGDKPSGTIATIALRKTAEMTRNEYQEAADIIQNNTYMDDIIDSKDNLAMARKLSQDIEKAIVKGGFQVEEWIFSGDISKQEETIMVQKPHTSTEKILGIKWSPYEDQLCFEVKIKFPPKRKMTAFANNAISEIPLQQLTKRILLSQINSVYDPLGLAGPFTVRAKILMRHLWGSDRKLDWDDPIPEENKENWITFFKDLQEMNQIRFMRCMKPSDAIGEPVLIVFSDASQDAYAACAYVRWKRQNGQFESNLISSKNRLAPIKKLSIDRIELCGAVLNKRLKAFVEKECRYRFQRIYHIVDSQIIHAMIQKHSYGFNTFAATRIGEIQEGTSQTDWYWVESKHNIADCITRGKKPSDIGLETHGRKDPNS